The window TTCCTGCATCATGCGGCGGCGCGACATCTCGCGCTGTATCTGCCTGACGCGTGATTTTGTCTGCGGCGATCCCTCGGTATCCTTGAATTCGTCACGCAGATCCTGCTTGCTCATCCTGATCGACTTTTCGAAATCATATTTCTGGTAGCCGTAATCAAGCAGGGCCAGAAAAAGAATGGCGGCGCCGATCTGCAGCGTGGTCTTGAGCGCCATAAGGCCCATGGCTCCGGCAAACTCGGCGATGGACTTGTCGGACATGGTGAAAAAGCTGTCGATTTGCGACTTGATTGAGAAATATCCGACGGTGCCGATCACAATCAGCTTGGCAACATCGCGGACCAGTTGAAACAAGGTGCGGCTCGAAAACAACCGCTTGATGCCGCTGGTCATGTTCAACTTGTCAAGCTTGGGTTCCAGCGGTTTTCCTGTGAAGAGGATGCCGACCTGAAGAACGTTAATACCATAAGCGATCAGGGCCAGAACGATCAAAAGAGGTCCCATCATCAGGAAGAAAGTCATGATGTTGGAAGCCAGCAGCGCCTGCAGGGAATCGAAATCGGTGCGGATATTCGGAGCCTCGGTGAAAATATATCCCATGTAATCCTTCATTTGATTGACCATAAGCGGGCCGACCAGATAAAGGGTGACAATGCCAAGGCAAAGAATAACCGCCGAATTCAATTCCTGTGAGCGGGCGACTCGACCCTCTTCGCGCGCCTTCTGGCGGCGGCGTGGGGTCGCTCGCTCGTTTCGTTCCTGAAAGCTGTCTTCTGCCATCTTCTTAACTCACGGACCCGATGTTATAAAGTATTTTGGTCACTTCCCCGTCGAGGAAGTAAACCGTCTTTTCAATCATGTATCTGAATACCGGCAGAGCCGCCGCCAGTATAAAAAGTCCGATGCCGATTTTGACCGGAATGCCGACAATAAAGATGTTCATCTGAGGAACCGTCCGCGCCACTACACCAAGCGCCACTTCGGTCAGGAAAAGAGTTATCATGACCGGAGCCGCCAGCTTGACGGCAATCGTAAAAACATAAGCGCTGACACGAATCAACTGCTCCCCGGCCGGCCCGGTAAAATTGAAAACACCGACCGGAACCAGTTTATAGCTGTCGGAGAAGGCCGAAAGAATGGCATGATGACCGTCAATTGTCAGAAAAATCAGGACGGCCATAACATACCAGAATTCCCCTATGACCGAAGTCTGGGAATTGGTTTCCGGATCCAGAACGTTGGCAATAATAAGCCCGATCTGGTAACCGACTATATTGCCCGCCATCCTGACGCCGACAAATAACAGCGAAAATAGTAATCCGATTATAAATCCGACCAGCATCTCCTTGGCCGCCAAAAGGGCCAGCAACCAAACCGATTCGATAACCGGAACCTGGTCCATGGATACAAGCGGTATCAATATGACAGCCAGCATGATAGCCAGACCGGCCCGAACCATGACCGGGATCGATTTATGGCCCAGAATCGGTGAAATCAAAAATAATCCGGCGGAGCGGAAGAGTATCAGAAGGAAGACTTGAAGTTTTGCAGTTCCGAATGTTAGAAAGTCAAACAATTTATCCTGCCTAGATTACGGGTTACTCGTCAATACTTTAATCAAGCTTTATGCCAACCCGTAACAAGGTCGCAAAATTATTATATTTTATTGATTTACAACGACTTATATAAATTTAGAAATCAGAGAAAAGACCTGTTTTGGGCAGGCTGCGGAAAGGATTACCCGATGACCGGGAAAATAATTCAAGACGCCTCCTTATAAAGTGGGTATTATCCCGAATAAACGAATGGTAAACTCCGTCACGACATTTATAATCCAGGGTAAAAAGATAATCAGCGAAACCGCCACCACAACGATTTTTGGAATAAATGTCAGGGTCATCTCATGAACCTGGGTAATCGCCTGCAAAATCGAGATGACTAAACCGATTAGCAGTCCCGAAAGCAGCATCGGCGCCGATACCAGCAACATCGTCAGAACCGCATCGCGGCCGATAGATACAACCATTTCCGGTGTCATAATTCATTACCCCTCAATAAAATGATCCGACCAGCGATTTCACCAGCAAATACCAGCCATCGACCAGGATGAACAGCAAAATCTTGAACGGCAAAGCCACAATAATCGGCGGCAACATCATCATACCCATCGACATCAGAACCGAGGATACAATCATATCGATTATCAAAAACGGTACGAATATCAGAAAGGAAATTTGAAACGCAATTCGCAGTTCCGAGATGACAAAACCGGGGATCAAGACGTGAAGCGGAACATCTTCCGGCTTCTCGGGCGGTTCCATTCCGGCCAGTTCAATAAACAGGCCCAGGTCCTTTTCGCGGGTCTGCTCCAGCATAAATTGCTTGAATGGCGCAATACCCTTTTCAAATGCCTCATCCCGGCTGATTTGCTCATCAAGATACGGTTTCAGACCTTCATCATACGCTTTATTGGCCATGGGGCTGACAATGAAAAAAGTCAAAATAAGCGCCAGTCCGATTAAGAGCTGATTCGGCGGCAGTTGCTGTGTCCCGATCGCCTGACGCAGAAAACCGAGGACAACCACGATTCTGACGAATGATGTCATCATCAGGATAATCGAAGGCGCCAGCGTCAGGACCGTCAGCATCAGGACTATTTGCAATGTTGCCGAGAGATCTTTGGGGCTGGTTGATTCCCCCAACTCGACCGAAACTTTGGGAATGGCCTGTGCCTCAGCGGCGACAGCCATGATGATTACCGTCAGTATTACATAGACGGCAAGACGTAATATGCCTTTCATTTCAATCCTATGAACTTTCTAAAATCCTATTTATCCGGCATCCTGCCGGAAATAATTACAGGGCCGCTTGCGGCCTGTTTCCATCTTCGGCAGCCTGAAGTGTCTTCAACTTTCCAATGTTAAGACTCATCAGCCTGTCTTTGGCATCTTTCATGATGCCGGCAAAACCGGACGTCGGCTTTTCGACCGCAAACTCGGCCAGGACCTTCGATGTTTGCTCGCCATCCAGTTCAGCCAGAACATTGATTCCCGAATCGGCCACGCCGATCAAAACGGCGCGGTCGGCAAAGCGAATCAATGACACCGATTTTTTCTGCGCCACATAGGTTGTTTCAAGAACCTCGATGATATTATGCTGCTTATTGCCGGAGAGCTTGTTGCCCATCATCCGCCGCAGAAGATAAAGAAAACCGTAAATCCCGGCCACGACCGCCATCAATGCGGCCATCAGCTTGGCCAGGGACCAGAAAACCGACTCATTCAGAACCGTCGCCGGCTTGGTACTGGCGGCGGCGACATCGGCTCCATCAGTCTTTAAAACATCATTAGCCGAAACATCCCCGAATTTCGATATCAACAGGGCCGATGAGACAATGATTATAATGAACATAATCAGCAGAATTTTCTTATTCTTGCGGCTCATTGCAGGTTCTTCAACCTTTCTTCCGGCGAGATCAACTGCGTGATTCGCAAACCGAAATTTTCTTCGACAACAACAACTTCGCCCCGGGCAACCTTTTTCTGATTTACCAGAAGATCGACCGGCTCGCCGACCAGCTTATCCAGCTCGACAATCGAGCCCGGCCCCAGGGACAGAATATCTGAGATATTCATCCGGGTGCGCCCCAGTTCGATCGAAACCGGCAACTCGACGTCCATGAGAAGTTCGATATTGCGGCTTCCATGCTGCTCGGAATCGGCGGAAAGCTGCTGAAAATCCGCCTGCTTGATGACCGGCTGTCCCTCGGACGCGTTCAGGCCATTGAGCGTCAATTCCTCCTCGACCGCCCTCTGCATGGCCGATTCGACATCCTCAGTACTCAACAGGTCGGCGCCGTCCGGCTCGTTGTCCCCGCCTTCATCCGGCATATCTATGGAATCACCTTTGGCGGCACCCTGATCTGCCGCCGGAAGGCCGGAGTCCGGAGTCTCCGCCATATTTTCGGGCGGGATCCCTTTGCCGCCGGCAGCTTCATCCGATGGGCTTCCGTTCATGGGCAGCTCAATCCCGTTTTTTTCATCCATGTTTTATAACTCCTTTGTTATTACCGGATATATTTCGGTAACCTGTCCGGCCCGGCGTTTTCCGAGAAGACCGGCCTGGCAATAAAATTTCTTTCTGTTGTTCACGAGCAGTTCCGCCGACTCGTTGATTTTGGCATCGGTCGCAATTATATCTCCGACTTTCAAACTGAGAAAGTCCTTCATTTTCAGATGTGTCCTGGCCAGCAGAATCGAGATCTCAACCTTGATTTCCTGCAGGTTTTGCCTGTTCGCGTCCGTCGCCGCTTCGACCGATCTCTTTTTGGTCGCATCGATCCAGTTCTGGGCGGAAAGCCGCGCTATCACCGGCTCGAGCGATACATACGGATAACAAATCGTCAGCAAGCCGGTCGCCTTGAACAGTTTCAACTGCAGCGAAACCACAATAACCGTTTCACCTGAAGGGACAATCTGAATGAACTGCGGGTTGGTTTCGAGTGACTTCTCTTCGATTACTATCGGCGCAATATTATTCCATGACTTTTCGAGATCCTGGTAAAGCTTTTTGGTCACTTTGGCCAGCACCGCTTTTTCTATCCCGGTCAATTCGCGCTCGATCTCGAGCATTTTCTCCCCGCCGCCGAAAATCCGGTCGATAAAGGCAAACGACAGCGAGGGGTTGAAATCGAGCACGCAAAGCCCTTCGAGCGGCTGTGCCGAAAAAGTGTAGGTGCAGGATGGCGTCACCAGCGACATTATATATTCCGAATAGTTGATCTGATCGACCGAGACGAGGTCCACATCAACCATAGTCCGGAACATTGCCGACAGCGTGGAACTGACATGCCCGGCGAAGTTGTCATGCATATTTTCAAGCGTCCGCAACTGGTCCTTGGAGACCCGGTTGGGATGCTTGAAGTCATACGTATGGACGGTCTGCGTCGTCCCGTCATTCATCACCGGCGCCGGATTCGGCTGCCCCGGATTCGACGACACCGTCGTCAGCAGGGCATCAATCTCATCCTGTGTCAGAATCTTTGCCAAAATCTTCCTCCTGCCCTATTACTGCAGAATAAAATCGGTAAAGTAAACCGCCGCCAGTTCATCGGTCTGCATCAACTGCTCGACGCGCTTCTTGATCTGATAGCGGGTGATTTCCTTCTCCTTGGGATCGGAAAGCTGCTCGATCGTCTTAGATCCGAGAATCGTTATTAAGGCATCCTTGATAACCGGCTCTCGTTTCTCGAACTGCAGAACCGTTTCATGCGTGCCGATCTCGAATCCAATCGAAATCGAAAGAAACCTGGTGCCGCCGGTTCCTGCCGGATTCACAATAATATCTTGCATCATGAACATCTCGGTGGCGGTGAACTGTTTCTTCTTGTTTTCCTTCTTATCGTCCTTCTTTTCTTCGGAGGAAACAGGGTCGGATGACTTCAAGTACTTCGTTCCGGCGAAATACCCACCGGCCGCCATGACAACGACAACAGCCAGGTAAATCAGCCATGGTTTCTTCTTTCCGGATCCCCCGACCTGGCCTTCACCTTCTGCAAGACCGCTTTCGTCGGGATTTAACCTGTCATCAATAGGCATCTGGCAATCTCCCCTTTATTCCTGTTTCTCGCCGCGCCCCGCCTTCCATTCGATATTGGAAGACATTTTGCGAAATGCGGCCACTCTTTTTATGATCTCATCGGGTGTCTCCCGAACCATAATCTTTTTGCCGTCGATCAGGCTGATTATGGTATCGGGAGTTGACTCGATAAATTCGATCAGGTCATCGTTGATGACGATTTCCTGATCATTTAATTTCGTAAGGCGTATCATCTAATATCCAATCACTATCTCTTCAGATTGACCAGTTCCTCAAGCATCTGATCCGAAGTCGTAATAATTCTGGCATTGGCCTGATAACCTCTCTGGGCCGTAATCATGTTGGTGAACTCTGAGGCAATATCCACCGATGATGCCTCGAGAGCGCCCGATGAAATCGTGCCCGAGATCGTCTCGCCGGCAACACCGATAATCGGCTCACCGGAGTTGGCCGAAGTCTGATACAGCGATTGTCCCGCCTTTATCAAACCGGCCTGGTTGTTGAAATCGGCCAAAACAATCTGCGCCAGAACCCGGCTGACACCATTGGTAAATATGCCGAAGATGTTTCCGGACTGGTCGAATGATATCTTATCCAGAATTCCCAGGCCATGCCCGTTCTGGTTGAGCACCGAGGCGGTATGCGCCGAGGCGAAACCGGTCAGACCGTCATATTGCCCGGCTGATCCGGCATCGATCCCGACATTGACCATATCGGCCCCGTTATTCGGGTCGAAGGTCAATGAGGTGGCGCCGCCGATATACTCGAACGAAAACAGCGAGCCGTCGGGATTAAACTCGATCGTTCCGCTGCCGCCGCCCGTGATTATTTCATTACCGAGGAATGATGCCGACCAGGTCCATTGATTTTTCTCGACGGATTTAAGAAATTCGAGCGTCAGCGTGTGCTTGCCGCCCTGCGAATCATAAACCGTCGTCGACATGGCATGCGTCGTATCATCGGTCTCAATCGTGGCCGTGCCGGCGCTGAGGCCGCTGAGAGCTTCAATCTCGACACCGCCGCCGCCGAGCCCCTCGATTCCCATCGCGAGACCGGTGTTCGAGTCAATCAGGATGTTCAGATTGATCGGCGGCTGGATGCGGCCGCTGGTCGGGTCGAAAACATCCGTGCATACAAAAGTATGATCGGTGCCGTTGTTGATTAGCTGTGTCGTTCCGTCAGGAACCCCAAACAACACCCCGACAATATTACCGGAGGTGTTCAGTCCCATCGGATCGACCGTAACCTGGGATGTCGATAACTCGATATTGTAATCGGTTCCGGCTCCCGCTTTGGTTCGGGTCAACTGTATTTCGCCGCCAACCAGTTCGGCCTTGATGCCGCTGATCTGATTGATGGCATTGATAAGGTCATTAACCGTCGAATTTATTGACGCCACCGAGACTATTTCAACCAGGGTTCCATTATCGCGTGAGATGGTGAACCCGGATACATCGGTTACCCCCAGACTGGCCAATGTCATATTGCCCGATAACACCGTGCCTGGTGCACCACTGATGTTATTGCCGACATTGGTTCCCGCCCAATTCGAATTCGTGGCCTGATTGCCGACTATGGTCAGCGTATGAACGCCGCCAGCGCCGTCAACTGTCGGAGTGTTCGATACCGTCGTAATACTGGTCGCCCCGGCGGAAATAAGGTGGGCGTTCGAATCCGTGGCCACTGAATTTAAATTATTGCCGAGCGTAATCATGGTCGTCGGCTGGGCCGGATCCTGCTGCCCGAACGGCATGGTGATGTTACCGATCGTCGCCGTTGACGGAATATTGCCTTCAGCATCCGCCATGCGGCCCTGGACAAACAGCCCGGTGGCCGGATCGACCAGATTGGAATTGGCGTCAAAGCCAAAAGCACCGGCTCGCGTGAAATACTGACCGGTATTATTGGACAGTACAAAGAAACCCGAACCCTGAATGGCCAGGTCGGTGATCTGCCCCGTCGTCTCCAGACCGCCCTGTTGAAAAACATTGTCGATCGTGGAAACGGTCATACCCAGTCCAAGCTGGACCGGGTTGGTTCCGCCGGATATTTCCGACGGCCGTCCGGCGCCTTTGAACGTCTGTACCAGCGCCTCACGGAATGTAACACGGCCGCCTTTGAAACCGATCGTGTTGACATTGGCAATATTATTGCCGATTACATTCATCTTGACCTGGTGGTTCCGTAGTCCCGAAACCCCGGCAAACAATGATGCCATCATAACTTTACATCCTCCTTACCTGAAGGCAAGGCCTCCCCGTCTCGATACGGGGTCCAGCCCTGATTACTGTTATTATTATTTCTCATTATTTCATCCTTAAAGAATCACCGCCGAATCAATCGAAGTGAAAACTCCCTCCTGCAAATTGGCCCGGCTGAAGGCCGAAATTATAGTGCGTGTCGGGATCGAGGCGACATAGGCCGCATCCTCGTCAAGAATCAGCGTGTCCTTCGATCCTTTGACCGCCGCCTTGTCAATCGCCTGTGACAACTGAGCGAGTTTTTCGTCCGAGAGTTCGATCCCGCGCGAAAACATTCTCTGCTGGGCATGCTTGGAGAACCTGATATCGCTCGCCTTGGCCATTTCCTGAGAAAAGGTCTCCTTGAACGTGCCGGCCGTCTTGCCCGTGTTAGCGGGCTGATTGACGTTGTTGCGGTTGACAATCTCCAGCAGTTTAACTTCACGATTGAAATCAGTGACTCTCATTTCTTACCCCTCATCTTCCAGCGATGCATCCTTAATTGCGGTCACCTCGGCCAGCGCAATCTCCAGACCGTTGACCTGCAAATAGGCCGCACCATCGCGATAAAGAACACCCGTCACGCGCCCTTCGACGAATGTCGATGGCGTAAAGCTTTCGCCGCTGGAATCGGTGGCGCTGATCGAAATCGTGTAGTACCCCGATTCGAGGCGATTGCCGTTCATATCCTTGCCGTCCCAGACAATCGAGTTGCTGCCCGCCTCAATATCCTCCTGGGTCAGGGTGCGCACAACGGTCCCATCCATATTCAAAATGTCGATTTTCACTTCCGACGCAAAGTCGGTGGTCGAGTAATTTATTTTCGGCAGATTTTCCTCATCTAGATAAATATTATTGAAAGTCGCCTTGATATCCCGGCCGATCAGCGAGGTCGCCATGGTATTGTTGATGGTCTGCATCTGCAGATAGTCCCAAGCCAGCGAGTTATTGATCGATTCATTCATATTCTGCAGTTGTTCCAGCGATGAAAACTGTGCCAGCTCGGCAATAAACTGGGTGTCATCCATCGGCTCGAGAGGATCCTGATGCGTCAATTGCGCCACGAGCAACTGCAGAAAATCGTCTTTGCCGAGCGCCTGCATTGACCCGGTCAGTACCGGATTGCCGTTTGTGTCGGTTGCTATCGGTGAAATTATTCCCATCATATCCTCCTAGGCCAGCCAGTTGACTCCTGACCTGCCAATATATTGACTGCCGCGCGATGCACCGATAATGCCCGCCGGCTCATTTTCATACTTTCCCATCTCTCGCGACCAGCCGTAATGACGGCTCCCGCCCAGGCCCTGGTTCCCGTGCATATAACGCCGGCCGGTTTGACCGCCGCCGACCGAAACCTGAAAGGCGTCGAGCCGGACACCTTTTTCAGCCAGATCGTCAAGAAGATTGTTGATATGCGATTCAACCGCACTCTGGGCCGATGTGCTGTCCACCACCATGCGGCCCATAATACTATGGCCCTGCGATGACAGCGTCAGGCGTACCGTTCCCAGATGTTCCGGTTCGAGTTTTATGAATATCGTGTGCTTGCTTTGTAAGTTTTTGGCGCTTAAATCTTCCGGTAAGACGAACTTCACCGAAGAAGGCTCCTGGGCCGCCCGGGAAGTATCAATC is drawn from candidate division Zixibacteria bacterium HGW-Zixibacteria-1 and contains these coding sequences:
- a CDS encoding flagellar type III secretion system protein FliR, producing the protein MFDFLTFGTAKLQVFLLILFRSAGLFLISPILGHKSIPVMVRAGLAIMLAVILIPLVSMDQVPVIESVWLLALLAAKEMLVGFIIGLLFSLLFVGVRMAGNIVGYQIGLIIANVLDPETNSQTSVIGEFWYVMAVLIFLTIDGHHAILSAFSDSYKLVPVGVFNFTGPAGEQLIRVSAYVFTIAVKLAAPVMITLFLTEVALGVVARTVPQMNIFIVGIPVKIGIGLFILAAALPVFRYMIEKTVYFLDGEVTKILYNIGSVS
- the fliP gene encoding flagellar biosynthetic protein FliP — its product is MKGILRLAVYVILTVIIMAVAAEAQAIPKVSVELGESTSPKDLSATLQIVLMLTVLTLAPSIILMMTSFVRIVVVLGFLRQAIGTQQLPPNQLLIGLALILTFFIVSPMANKAYDEGLKPYLDEQISRDEAFEKGIAPFKQFMLEQTREKDLGLFIELAGMEPPEKPEDVPLHVLIPGFVISELRIAFQISFLIFVPFLIIDMIVSSVLMSMGMMMLPPIIVALPFKILLFILVDGWYLLVKSLVGSFY
- the flhB gene encoding flagellar biosynthesis protein FlhB; amino-acid sequence: MAEDSFQERNERATPRRRQKAREEGRVARSQELNSAVILCLGIVTLYLVGPLMVNQMKDYMGYIFTEAPNIRTDFDSLQALLASNIMTFFLMMGPLLIVLALIAYGINVLQVGILFTGKPLEPKLDKLNMTSGIKRLFSSRTLFQLVRDVAKLIVIGTVGYFSIKSQIDSFFTMSDKSIAEFAGAMGLMALKTTLQIGAAILFLALLDYGYQKYDFEKSIRMSKQDLRDEFKDTEGSPQTKSRVRQIQREMSRRRMMQEIPKADVVITNPTHIAVALKYDQTEMEAPMVVAKGERLIAEKIKEIAREANIPVVENKPLARALFNMCEIGSYVPGKLYRAVAEVLAYVYRLKQETMV
- a CDS encoding endoflagellar protein — encoded protein: MIRLTKLNDQEIVINDDLIEFIESTPDTIISLIDGKKIMVRETPDEIIKRVAAFRKMSSNIEWKAGRGEKQE
- the fliQ gene encoding flagellar biosynthetic protein FliQ, giving the protein MTPEMVVSIGRDAVLTMLLVSAPMLLSGLLIGLVISILQAITQVHEMTLTFIPKIVVVAVSLIIFLPWIINVVTEFTIRLFGIIPTL
- the fliO gene encoding flagellar biosynthetic protein FliO, whose protein sequence is MSRKNKKILLIMFIIIIVSSALLISKFGDVSANDVLKTDGADVAAASTKPATVLNESVFWSLAKLMAALMAVVAGIYGFLYLLRRMMGNKLSGNKQHNIIEVLETTYVAQKKSVSLIRFADRAVLIGVADSGINVLAELDGEQTSKVLAEFAVEKPTSGFAGIMKDAKDRLMSLNIGKLKTLQAAEDGNRPQAAL
- the fliN gene encoding flagellar motor switch protein FliN — encoded protein: MDEKNGIELPMNGSPSDEAAGGKGIPPENMAETPDSGLPAADQGAAKGDSIDMPDEGGDNEPDGADLLSTEDVESAMQRAVEEELTLNGLNASEGQPVIKQADFQQLSADSEQHGSRNIELLMDVELPVSIELGRTRMNISDILSLGPGSIVELDKLVGEPVDLLVNQKKVARGEVVVVEENFGLRITQLISPEERLKNLQ
- the fliM gene encoding flagellar motor switch protein FliM, whose protein sequence is MLAKILTQDEIDALLTTVSSNPGQPNPAPVMNDGTTQTVHTYDFKHPNRVSKDQLRTLENMHDNFAGHVSSTLSAMFRTMVDVDLVSVDQINYSEYIMSLVTPSCTYTFSAQPLEGLCVLDFNPSLSFAFIDRIFGGGEKMLEIERELTGIEKAVLAKVTKKLYQDLEKSWNNIAPIVIEEKSLETNPQFIQIVPSGETVIVVSLQLKLFKATGLLTICYPYVSLEPVIARLSAQNWIDATKKRSVEAATDANRQNLQEIKVEISILLARTHLKMKDFLSLKVGDIIATDAKINESAELLVNNRKKFYCQAGLLGKRRAGQVTEIYPVITKEL